DNA sequence from the Oscillatoria salina IIICB1 genome:
TGATTATAAAAATAATTGGTTTCCTTGGCGGTAGAAAAAGCTATTTTCGGATGTGTAGCTAAATATTGAAATAAAGATGTAGTTCCACCTTTGGCTACTCCAATGATGATAAAATCCGGGAGTTGCCGGATTCCACTGGTGAGTCTGCGGTAGGTTTTCGATGCTCGACGACGAAGGTTATTTTTCATAAAGGTGAATAGATGAATTATGCTCAGGCAACACTAATCTAACTCAATTAAATTTTTGCACTAAATATCTCTCAAATAAGACACCATTTCTCTCTACTTGTTCTGTAGCATAGATTTCAAAGCCGAATTTGGCAAATAAGGGCTTGCTAAATTCGCTCGCTTCGGCATAAAGTCGCTTAATTTTGTTACTTTGAGCATATTCGAGTACAGTTGCTAATAAGCGAGAGCCAATTTTTTTTCTCAAATAGTTATAGTGAACATACACAGACGCAATGTGTCCCTCATTGGCTATCCCAGAGAAGCCTAAAATTGTCTCGGCTTCTTGGATAATAAAGGTGGTTGGTTCGAGGATAAATTTGGCAAATGATTCTCTCTGGGAGGGAAAGGATGCCCACATCTGTACTTGTTGGTCAGAATAATATTGAGGAGCAAGATGCAACACTGAATCTGTGTAAAGCTTGCCTAACTCTAAGATATCTGAGTTGGTTGCGACTCGAATTATCATAGTTACTCACAAATGCCAAATCTTCACAGAAAATATATATATTAATTCCAAACTGTCGGTTTATAATCTTATTGCTGAGGTAATTCCCATGAAGTTCGCCATCCTTACCACTGCTGCACTACTGACTACTGTTGGTTTTTCTGCCTCCCCCCTATTGGCGGAAAATATTCAACATACCAGTCAGTTGCTTTCGAGCAAGCGTTGTCCCCAATGCGAACTTAGCGGTGCGGGTTTAGTAATGGCAAATCTGTCTGGTGCTGATTTACGCGGTGCTAACCTCAGTCGCGCGAATTTGAGTCGGGCTGACTTAAGTGGTGCTAATTTAATGGGTGTTGACCTCAGTGGTGCTTCTCTCAATGGTGCTAACTTGGCTGGTGCTATTTTAATTGGCGCTAATTTGAATGGTACCGATCTGCGCGATGCTTACTTGATCGGTGCTAATCTAATTGGGACGAGTTTGAATACTGCTTATGTCCAAGGGGCGATTGGGATTCCTCACTACGCGGGAACGCCGGATAATTTTCACGCTTGGGCTTTGCTGGAAACCCAAAGAGGTAATTACCGAGCAGCGATTGAAAATTATAACAAAGCCTTGACAATAGACAATAAATATGCACCAGGTTATTTAGGGCGAGCGATCGCGCGTTACCGCCTTGGTGACGAACCAGGCGCAAATATTGATGCTCAAATAGCTGCCCAACTGTTTGAAATTCAGGATAATCCCACAGGTTTGCAAGCATCCCAAAACTTTATCAAAGCAATGGAAATCGCTAGCAATCCGCCCACGGCAAACGGTGGTTCTCAAATCGAAAGACTCTTAGGAGGAGTCGGTTCGCTGTTGCTACAACTACTTTTCTAAACAAACTGAGTCTAAAATCAACCCTCAGATAGATTGGCTTACGCCCAACGATTGAACCAGTTTGTGAGCTCGATCGCTCGCTAGGGTGATATTTTTCACGGCTCTTTCCGTTTTTAGTCATAGATAAATGTAGATAAATAGGCGATATTAATAGTATCGAATCTAGTTCGCAAGGGGGGACGCGAAAAATGATTGAAAGATTAATCCTAGCTTGTACAGTTACTTTATCACTTTACTTATTCTTGCAACTGGGTGGAAAACCCACTGCTCCAACTCAACTTGGAGAAAATTTGCGGACAACTCCTGCTCAAAGTATCAGCTATCTAGTCGATCGAAGATAGTTATGACGATAAGTAAACATTTGTGGCAGATTAATCAAGATTTAGCACAAATTTGTCTTCAGAACCCCTTCGTACAATCTCTAGCCAAAGGCGAT
Encoded proteins:
- a CDS encoding pentapeptide repeat-containing protein — protein: MKFAILTTAALLTTVGFSASPLLAENIQHTSQLLSSKRCPQCELSGAGLVMANLSGADLRGANLSRANLSRADLSGANLMGVDLSGASLNGANLAGAILIGANLNGTDLRDAYLIGANLIGTSLNTAYVQGAIGIPHYAGTPDNFHAWALLETQRGNYRAAIENYNKALTIDNKYAPGYLGRAIARYRLGDEPGANIDAQIAAQLFEIQDNPTGLQASQNFIKAMEIASNPPTANGGSQIERLLGGVGSLLLQLLF
- a CDS encoding GNAT family N-acetyltransferase — protein: MIIRVATNSDILELGKLYTDSVLHLAPQYYSDQQVQMWASFPSQRESFAKFILEPTTFIIQEAETILGFSGIANEGHIASVYVHYNYLRKKIGSRLLATVLEYAQSNKIKRLYAEASEFSKPLFAKFGFEIYATEQVERNGVLFERYLVQKFN